GtgttaaaagagatttttaaaattcttgtgaaaaagatttttttaagtctacCTAGTTTAAAAATTGATCATTGGAACACTTGATAGGCTGAAAATGTTTACAttaagttaagaaaacaaaaggtgggaaggtagttttcttttctgaaaaacatCCTGATTTGAAAAAGTGATATTGCACTTAATATTTGTGCTAGATTGTGATTTACTCGTAAAGCCAATGGCCATGGCACCTTGTATGAATTTCCTTGTAGTGCGGTACCTTAAACATAGTAAGTGCACAATAAAGAAATGCTTCTTGACCAAATGGATTGTGTCTCAAAatggctttttggttttgttgttcttttctccctccccccccatttAGAGCCGGGCTCCAATCTCAGCCAAGCTTGTGGCAAATATGCTCTCTGTGGCAGGCGCGGATCATATTATCACCATGGACCTGCATGCTTCTCAGATTCAGGTATCTGGAAGCTAAATATTTGACATTGGAAAGGGACGGGGGaggaataataatgataatgctAGAGACTGCAGAGAAGCAAACACATGCCCAAATACAGCTCAAAGTAACTAGACATTGACATCACTGTAAGCATCCTTACCTGAAGCATTGTTCCTGGTCCTAGTTGCTTTGGGGTAGTTGGATAAGGGAGGTAGTCTGGAATTCTGAGAAGAGCAGAGGCTTTGGTTTCAAACTGAggttgaatcctggctctgacaCTTGGCAGCTttataaccttgggcaagttatttaacttctttgaacACATGCCGCATTGTTAACTGTGAGTATGAAATTGATGGTAGAATGCATGGCCCAGGATGGGTATTTAGTAAATAGGAACTGTTAACGGTCATCATCAAATTGAGAACCACAGCTATCAGCATACTTCCTAGCATAAACATAGAATAAAGGGAGCAGAATACTACCTTATATTTTGTACTGCTTAAAGGGACTTTCAGATCACCATTGGAGGCTTGCAGCAATCCAGTGAGGTACATGGGGTAGGTGATTCTACGCATTCTGTAGAAGAGAAACAGATCTGTTGAGAAGCACCACTAATCTTATAGCACCTAGTATTGGAACACAGATCTCCTGAATTCTCTTTACTCTGTGTGGCCATTTATAATAGATATATTACACTAAGCTTGTGTATCAAAGCATCTCTAACTGGGTTAGCAGTTAGCTGTTGCTCCCTAACAAGCCAGCCCAACATTTGGTGGCATAAGGCAGTAAGTATGACCTCACAAGTCTGCATGTTGGGCCGTTCTGGTATGGGCTGAATGGGCCGATCTTTCCAAGGGCTCACTCTCACGTTCCTATGAACAGCCGTGGGTTAGCTGAGGGCAGGCTGCTTCCCTGTCGGCTGGCCTCTTGTGCAGCCCAGGCCTGAGGAGCCCATTCTAGTCTGCTACACTGGGCATGACTTCTAATCTGTTGGAATGCTAACAGGAAGGTATTTTTTGGGCAAGTTAGTAACCTCTTTGTATCAGTCATTTGTAAATGGAAGtgcagaaaacaaagcaaaagtgaCTCAGCTTCTTTCTTCAGGGCTTTTTTGATATCCCAGTGGACAATTTGTATGCAGAGCCAGCTGTCCTGAAGTGGATAAGGGAGAACATCTCTGAGTGGAGGAACTGTACTATTGTCTCACCTGATGCTGGTGGAGCTAAGAGGTATGGCCAGAATGCTTATTATTCTCAAAGTACTACGGAAATCTCTCAGACAGTTACATcagaaagtaatatttttctagCTAGTGACAGTTATTTTAAGTAtgattgacccttgaacaacatgagggtTAGGGGTATCGACCCCCGCCACCTATGTGGTCAAAAATCCACATTAACTTTTGaccaccccaaaacttaactactgggGGCCAACTCTTAACTGGAAATATTCCCAGTAACATAAGCAGTCAGTTACCTATCctgtattttatgtgttttacaTACCATATTACAAGAAAGCAGgttggggaaaagaaaatgtcactgagaagatacatttacagtactgtacttcAAGAAAAATCTGCTCAtaaagtggacctgcacagtccAAACCCATGTTTTTCAAGGGTCTGCTGTACTTCAGAATGGGTATGGCTAGAACATGAGCCAGATGTAGTTTTATTAACCCTCTTTTACTGGCCTGCATCACCGCCTGAAAGACAGGACAGCACTAAGTGGGGTGGAGGGCTTAAATAGTTACAGTATCATAGAGCTTGACTGAAACCTGTGAGTAGCCTGGCACCACAGAGCTAGCCACACTGTACAACTCTCAGGAATGGTGGGAAATTTGGATTTCTAATTAATGGCACCCACTTTCCAACCATGTGCTGCTATTAGTGGATGAGTAGGCTTTTAGACTCGTGATGCTCGTTGGTTAGACCATCTTCATTCTAGCATTAAGAtattaagcaggaaaaaaaataaaaaaaaaaatattaagcagggaaggaaaataaagtggAGGGACTTTATTTTAAACCAAGACcataacattttataaacaagCTAATGGCCAAGGATGGCCAATGTCAGTGCTCTGCAGCTCACGTGGCGCACACTAAGAGCTCTCAATTTCCTTAGAGTATCCCTTGTTAGTAATGCATTCAAAAGGATGACATACGTTCTTGTTGCAGAAATAGAATGAAGAAGGTACAAAATACAGATGACTAGGAAAAGCTCATTCAGATCTTTCTAAAGGCCTTTCAAATTTTCAGTGACTGTTTCTCAGTAGCCTCATTATTTCAGTAACTTTAACAGAACTGTTAAGCTGAGAATTTGGAGTTCATTATCCAGCTAGACAGGGCTTTTGTGAGTCTCACGTAATCGCTAGTCATCATCCGTGAAGCAACAGAGCCCAAAAACCATCCCCCTAATGGTAGTGGTCAGACTCAACTTGTTGGGCATTACTTTCCCACCTTGCCACAAGACTTAGGGGAATAGTCGTGTTTGAAATAATCCAGCAGGATTTCCTCCCCAAAGTTGGGTACAGGAAAACTGCCTTCAGTAGACAACATATTGCTGCCTTACTATTTTGTCTTTGTGTGAATAATTTTCTTGTCGTGGTGGAGTATTTTCAGAGTGAGTGGCTATCACTTGCATCTTGGCAGGGTTTTTGGCATAGGTGGAGATCCTGTGTGATGGTGACATGCACAGAATTCTCCTCACAGGAGCATAGGGAGTAACTTGGCCCATACCTGCTTTGTCTGTATTAAGGTTGTTGGCCATTGAGTCTGGATGATCTGGGATGCTTGAGCTCATTTGATTATGCATTCGTCTTGGATAACTAAATGTTCCAAGCAGATTGGTTATTCTTGATGCCCACTGCCCTCACAGTAGTAATGGAGAGCACAGGGTGTGGTTCATTTAGGTCAGGGTACATATGCTGTCCAGGTTGTGGTTCAGATCTTATGTTTTCTATGACATGGTCATGGGTTCTCCTCTGCTCAGCACAGACTCCATTGTGTGACCATAGTCGCAGCAGAAACCAGACATAATGCTCTGGTTGGGTCAGTGCTgcattaaaaagcaagacccaggggtgcctgggtggctcagttggttaagcacctgcctccagctcaagtcatgatctcagggtccttgaatGGAGGAGGATTGAGCCTCTCaatgtgctccctgctcagcggggatgtctgcttatccctctccctttgcccctgcccctaCTCATGTGTGtgcaccctctctcaaataaataacccttaaaaaagaaaaaacccagaaCATAGGCTTCACTTATGGTGAGGATGGCACAGTGAAGCATGGGCCGACATGTCACTGGGACAGCACGCTGTCATTCACACCTAGTCAATTTCTGTTTGAGTGAATTATATGGTACTTTGTCATCAGAGCTCCATCGTCTGTCTCACCTTCTAGTTTGGTTCATATTGttttgtaatagaaaaataagactGATGCTTTGATTTGGAGATGACTTAGGGCTGTATAGCATgatgtccagttttctcagctaATTAGTATGACTTTCTTTGTAGCACTCCTAAAAGAAACTTCCAGGCTTGGTGTCCAGGTACAGTTGACAATAACAGTTGGTGGATCACTGAGGGGAGTATGGTGAGAGCATAGGCACTGGACCAGGCTGGCTCCTCTCCGGCCAGGTTCACATTCACTTCTCGCAACATCTGCATGCCAAATTGGGACAATCTGTACACTCCCAGCCTTCATTAATaaagctttttctctttccccttctgctgCCAATCTATTAAATGAACGTGCCTGAGCATCATCCTGCTTCTGGGACTGGTGAGGCATCTGGCTCTCCCCTCACTGTAAACCAGAATTAATTATAATCCACGTCTGACTAATACGCTTAGAAACTGCTCTCAGGATATGGAGGCATTCGTCTATAAAACCCACTTGGTGCGGTTTGCCTTTGAGAAGTCAATCAATTAGAGCTGTTTTTTTCCAGCCCTGGGAACGGTTTGGTTTCAAGGAGTATTCTCCCCTGGAAAAGGAGCCCATTGTTTAGTCCCAGGCTTTCGTCTTTAGGAGCCCCACAGCCATGGGCACAGATGTAACTGCGACCACCCTGTTTTGCAGAGTGACCTCCATCGCAGACCGGTTGAACGTGGACTTTGCTCTGATTCACAAAGAACGGAAGAAGGCCAACGAAGTAGACCGCATGGTGCTGGTGGGAGACGTGAAGGATCGAGTGGCCATCCTGGTGGACGACATGGCTGATACCTGTGGCACAATCTGCCATGCGGCCGACAAGTGAGTGTGGAAAGGTGGGGTGGGTGGTTAGAAGGGAAAAGCTAGCCACTGTCTCCATTCCCTAAGCCTGCTGATTGCTCCTCAGAAGTGAACCGATGGGGATGGTAACTACCTTTGGGAGTTAGTACCGTAGACTTGAATTGCAGTATGCATAAATTGATGAATATTTTACTTTGACCCcccagatttccttagttttattgTGCTAAActgtataaagattttatttatttatttgtgagagacacagagagagagagaggcagagacataggcagagggagaagcaggctcctttcaaggagcctgatgtaggacttgatcccaggaccccaggatcacagcctgagccaaaggcagacgctcaaccactgagccacccaggtaccctgatagtttttaaaaacaaattaaagttgggcacctgggtggctcagtcatttaagtgtctgccttggctcagatcatgatcccagggtcctgggatcgagtcctacattgagctccctgctcagcagagagtctgcttctccctttacccctctccctgctcgtgttctctctcaaacaccctcaaataaataaataaaatcttaaaaaaaaaacaaagtagaaatttaTGGGCCTGAAAAGATAGGAATTGGCCCTTAATGCAGATTTGAATTGTGTGAGTCCacttacatacatttttttttattaatctagTGAGGAACTGtaagtatattttctcttccttatggttttcttaatagCAGTATCTTTCTTCTAGCttactgtagatttttttttttaaatttttatttacttatgatagtcacagagagagagagagaggcagagacacaggcagagggagaagcaggctccatgcaccgggaacccgacgtgggattcgatcccgggtctccaggatcgcgccctgggccaaaggcaggcgccaaaccgctgcgccactcagggatccctagcttactgtattataaaaatacagcatataCTATAACACACAAAGTATATGTCCATGGAccatttatgttatcagtaaggcttctggccAACAGGAGGctatcagtagttaagttttgggggagtcaaaagttatgctCAGATTTTTCAGCTGTGTGTGGGGTGTGGTAAGTGCCTCTAACCCCCTGTGTTGTTGCAGGGTCCACTGTattcttctatttatatttcACCTAAGCCATAAGCCCTGGCCTTACCTCTTGATTGTCCATTTTAGCTGCTACCACCTTTGTTCATATTATTTCTCATCCCTTGCCTGCACAGTTCTAAACTTCCTTCACTCTGTTCTCTCTGCTGCTAGTCACCAATCTCTTACCTCCCTAGTCCATCTCTCTCTCATTGCCTCCCCACTTGCTCATCTGTCCAAAACTAAGGCTAGAGCCCATCACTCCTCTCCTTGAAAACCTTAACTGGCTCCCTATTGCTTATAATCCACACCACTGTGGAGAGCCTTGTTTCTCATCATTTTTCCTTAACCTCAGGGTGTCTGTGCCATGCACGGGGCCTGGCAGATAATAGAggctaagaaaatatttatgtgcTGAGCGATTTCTGACTGGGATCCTGgagtatacatttataaaattcatCTCATCCTTGTATGATTAAGGTAATGCGAATTGCTATAATAGATCAACTCCCTGAATGTCAGTTGATTAACATGATAGTTTCTTATTCATGGCTTAGGTATCCCTCTTTTGGTTTTGTGGTGGTAGTGCATCTTTAACATAAAGCTTCCAATATTACTTTGGAAGACATTTCCAGTTTGGCcagccagaaaggaaaaaaaagcatgggGAATCACCCATGGAAGATTCTTCTAAGCCCAGCCAGTGGTATACATTACATCTGCCCACATTCTGAGAGGTAGAATTAAGTCACATGGCCACTCCTAACTTTGcaagagaggctgggaaatgtagtccagcTGTGTGCCTGGGGAGGCGGGGTGGAATGTGATGGATTTTGTTGAGCATAGTAGTCTTTGCCAGTCTTTTACAATGCTAATCGAACTTAGGTAAGTTCTCAGTCCCATTTCTCTTTGCTGTGAACTAAATTGTGTCCTCCCCTAAAGTTCatacattgaagtcctaaccctccggtatgatatttggagatagggctttgTGGGGAGGTAACTAGGGTTAGATGAGATCATGAGGTGGGGACCCTCATCGTGGGAATAGTGCCTTTGTAAGAAGAGATACCTAAGAGCTGGGTCCCCCCACATATGTACATACAGAAGTCATGTGAGCACACAGTGCGATGGCAGCTGCCAACAAGCCAAGAGAAGAGGCCTCAGGATGATAGCTACCTTGTCACCACCTTGATCTCTGGgttcccagcctccagaagtgagagataaagctcttgtttttaaGGCACTCAGGCTGACTAATGTACTTCTCCCCGCTAACTCAGGTCCTCTAGTGATAAGTGAGAATAATGCAGAGCAACTCTGCTTTTTTCTCTAGACTTCTCTCAGCTGGAGCCACCAGAGTTTATGCTATCTTGACTCATGGAATCTTTTCTGGCCCCGCCATCTCTCGCATTAACAATGCATGCTTTGAAGCAGTCGTAGTCACCAATACCATACCTCAGGAGGATAAGATGAAGCATTGCTCCAAAATACAGGTAAGGATGAGATTCTTGCAAAATAGGACTCTGCTACGTATTTAAGGAGGTGGTTGTCTATGTCGAATTAGGTGTCTGGATGCTGAAGATTTCCTCCTTTGCTCTTAAGGGTCCATCATCAGGAACTGTGacccaagaattaaaaaaatactatcacGTGTAAAAATTCAGATTGCTAGGCAAACCTCTGGAGGACAGAGCATTAGGACTCCACATTTCAGCAGACTCTCTCAGTGATTGTGCCACACACTCAAATTTGCAAGTCCATGCTTTACAGTGTGTGTCACTCTTAACTGTTGGCCCCTGTAGACACAGGGAAACCTTTAAAGTGGTGGTACACACCTTAGAATGTCACATGCTCTAGAAACAGCTGAAGTTAATTACCTAGGGTTCCTGTTAAAATCCATATTCCTCTGCTCCATCTGGGACTGACAAAACCAAGAGGTCCTGGGACCACTCCTTTAATTCCCCCAAGTAATTAGACACTAAAGTTCAAGGTGTTATTGCACTAAAAGGACAAGGCATCActtaattaaaaatgtgtttggtaATCCCTTAGCTTTCTGAGATTAATATGTGGAATTGgagcatttttaaaggattttttaccCCCAtcttaagtattcttttttatttcactgcTGAGAATGCATATGTGTCAGCTCACCGCTATCTTGGTGAGTCTGAGTCAAAAGTTTCCCTCCCTTAGCACTTGGATCATTTTTTAAGTGGTCATGTTAAAAATAATCTGCGGACTATAGCTGGGTGCACGACTCACGAGGGGGTGCAGCCCCAGGGCAGCAGTTTTAAGGGGAAGGCCCCTCGTTGAGCTGCTCATCAACAATGGGTCCATCATCTGTCTGTGTGCTGCTAACCTGATGCCCTTCTTGGCTCTTATAGGTGATCGATATCTCCATGATCCTGGCAGAAGCCATCAGGAGAACTCACAATGGGGAATCAGTTTCCTACCTGTTCAGCCATGTCCCTTTATAATAGAGTAACTGCTGAGGCTTTTTACAAATAAAGTGAACCCCACCCCTTTGTTTTCCCCCTTGGTATTTGAGGACAGATTCAGCAGAAGGCCCGGCTTGCTCTGGTGAAGCTTTCTACACCCCTCATCAGGGTATATTAGTATTTCTCCTAAATTTAGAGAAAGATTGAGATTAACTGCTGAGATTTCCCCGCCTGCACCTGCCTTGTCTCATTCTGGCTTGATGCTGTGAGGCTTGAGGCTTTAACTACTGCTGAGCCCACAGCAAGATTTCAGGCTTTGGAAGGTGTTGTATAGGGGTGTTTGGATGTtcccctggggaggggagagcacaGACTACTTTGCATGTGAATACTTCAGGGTTTCCTTGGTTCAGAACTACTGACAACAAAGCCCcgcccttttccccctttccccccaaCCTATGACAAGTTCTCAAAAGCCTGCAAAATGACCGCAAGAACCCTAGGCAGCCCCAGCTCAGCTGCTCAGTCCTGTAAATCTGGAGCCAGTGGGCAACTTACAGCGTGAGCAGATctctggagtgggggtggggtgggggtggggggtgcctgggggtaGGCAGCACACAGGGCAGTGAATGCTTCTTGTGGGAAAAAGCCTAATCCTTCATCCCCTCCAGCTTGGGGACTGTGTTGCCTGGATTTTCCTTTGTACCTGTTCTTTCCATTTGGCTTGACCTTCAGCCGTCTTGCCCTTCCCCTGGTCACATGTCCTCTGGGGCACAAATGTTCCTCGTACCACAGTCTTCTGGAAAGCAAACTCAGCTTCCTGCTCCGTAATCTCTCACATTGACACGAGATTATTTTTTGCCATAGCATAATCTTCCTTAGCCCACTACCGCTGTGGTTATAGGTTTTAGGTGGGGTTGTAGTGCCttttgattaatttaaatatttcatctttctgCCATCTATTTGGCCTCTCCAATGACCCGAGATTTCTGTTAAAAAGACTGATGTTACTGTCTCTTGTAGAGGAAACTAATAAAGTGTCTGTGTGTGATTGTGAAGTCTGCATCATATCTGTACTGGTCTTCCTGCTTAAAGGTTTGGTCTGGGTGTCCTGCTGCCCAGTGATAGCTCTTCTGTGTTTCCAAACTGTTGCTGCATTGAGAGAAGACCTTGGCAGCAGTTCTATTCAATTGTAAGATCTTAAGATGTTGGGTTTACCGAGAACTAGGTATGGTGTGACTCTGCACATTGTACCTGAGTTACAGTGCATATAAGGCCTGCTGGATCTCTGGTCCTCATCCTTGGGGCTAGAAATTCAGTGCTTTCTTAGAGGAAGAGCATAGTTTCTATAATTAATCCATTTGGAACCAATTTCGCCAAATGCAAAATTTCCCTCCATCAGTAGATGATACACGTGTGGCATTTAATTTCAGGCCTTCTAGTTTAAAACCGGGGAAGATAAATGTGTACAGTTGAAGAATGAATTATAATGCATTCCAAAATGTTAGGTGAGTTTTCTGTTGCCTTATCAAATAAGGGCATTCATTTGCTTCTGGAGAAAGCCACATGCTTCTAGAGCTTGGTGCAGAGTGCTCCTTTATCTTCAAAGCCTAGTTCTGCTTTTATCTGCTTCCGGTTGTGCTTTCTGTTGAATATTGGGATATCAACTTTACAATCAGTCTTTTGAAAAAGTGATTCCAAAAGGACTGAGGTGAGCTCTGAAGTCTGTGCTCCCGACATGCCAGCCCTCTTTCACCTCATCAAGCCTTTGCTCTGGGAGCCCCTGATACAGAGCATCAGTTCCCTAACCTACCGATCCtacaatttctcaaaatattagaTCAATTGGCCAGGGCTTGCTGTGTCCCAATATTTTGACTCTACCATGGGCCTCCTTGGGTAATTCAGTTCCTAGGTTTAGGTTTTAAGATCATTCAGAAAAGACCCTCAGTCCCCAACTTTGGCCCCTCTgcctggggggccggggaggggggttCTGTATTCAGTTCCCTGTGACACTCCAGCACCCCAAGGCCATTTCTGGTTTTTTCCTCTAATGGGAGAGCTCCATGTGTCCTGGATGGCACCAAGGTCTAACAGGCCTGCTTCTGAGCAAAaggcacccccacctccctcacctTCCACCCTcagagccaggggaggggagaTTCCTTGGAAGAATGCTAACCCCACAGAGTCCCCAAGCTAGTACCCTTATAAAAAGATTCATCTCAAACGGGGCTGCTAGTCTCCCTGCCATATTTGGAATAGAAGCGTTTTCTGCTAGAAAGCTTATTCAATTTGCTGTTCATAGCATGTAGCCCTTGACCTGAGGGCTATTCAGATCATAGAAATAGcccaaagttttttgtttttttttttttagaaaaaaggagGCGAACCTGTCCCTCCCAGTAATTGTGCCCCCTGCCATCTCTTACTAGGGCTTGTTtgcagggggaagggaagaggcttCTGGAAAGGAATCTGGTTATTGGTGGCACCTCCCTCACAAAAAACACTGGAAGTGAGGATGAAGGAAGAAGGTTCTGCGCTGCTGCCGCCCACCCCCCTGACTAAAGACCACAGAGGGAATAAATGCCCTGTTTGTGAAAATAGCCATTACCGTCAGGAGGGGGAGCCAGCCTCCTATCTTTCTGTCTGTAGCTCTGGTCTCCAGCCAGATGCCTCTTCAGTTGATTGGAGCCCTGAACCCAAGCTTCCCTGTTCCTCTGGCTTCCCCTTGCCCTGCTCCTGCCAGGCATTTTGCTTTCATTGCCAGTGGTAAGGCCTTTTGCAACCATCCTCTAGGGATGCCAAAGCATCCCCCTCTTCCTGCCACCCATCACATGATAACTGAGGTCACCAGAGCCATCTATACTGCCCTTGCAATAGCTGCAAATGGCAGAAGGGGGATTAGAATTAGTACAGCCATAGGGCAAGAACATACTGGAAGTTAGTTCACATCTCATCTTCAGGCTCAGGATTGACCTTGTGCCTGTTAGTCATTTGCTGCCTCTTGCCAACTGCTGGCTTTCCCAAAAGGCTATTCTTACAGGCTCAGCCTTTTGCAAGTGATTATCCAAAAGAGTACACCATGGTATCTTCCCCCAACTCCTCTCCCTACCACCACtaggcctcccccccccccgccacccgccAGCCCCATAGCTGCTTAGAACAGGTGGTTGCTGCCATGACGTCATGGCGTCAGGTCATGGTTTAAAGGCAAGAATGCTGCAGTTCAGGACTctaaccccccccacacacacacacactctattcCTGCCAAGTTTTgaggtctgtttttctcttgcaCATCTTTTTTTCTACTAGTCTGAGAATCCTTTGTATAAGAGTAAAGGAAATTCTACCCCAAATCCTGATGGATACAGTTTAGTGTTCCATAAGGCTCTGATAAAGTGCTTCTCCTAAGTCCCTTTTTTTCCAAGTCTAGGTATTTGTGGGTCAACTGTAGGGGAACTAAGATAGCCACAGGCATATTCATGCGGAAGACCCGGGGTCATGATTGACTAGTACTCTTCACGGCCCCTAAGATTGCAAAGGGAGagaggcctgagtggctcagtggtttctgcctctgtgtgtctcttgtgaataaataaataaaatcttaaaaaaaggattgcAAAAGGAAAAGGCTTGTGGGGGCCTGGACAGATTCCTACCACCCCACCATCCCTGAGACCACTTCATGTCTCAGCCCCAAGACATTTCCTCCAGACCTACCATCTTCCacttctttttctgcctccctctcctgccctcacaCCTGGATGCCCCTAGCCTCCAATGTTCCTAAGTAGTCTCACCGTGAAGTTTCTTAGGCCCCTTGtcctttttttgtcctttttgagGACATtcccttggttttttgtttttgggttttttttttggggggggtgctTTTTatgggttgtgtgtgtgtttgtttgctgAGCAAAGTGGAAGGAGACAAAGGGGTAGGGtaggatatttttgttttccatcctAGCCCTTGGTCACCTCGCCAGTCCCAGAGACTCAGAGACCTGGCTGGCTCTTTGCTCCAGCTTGAGTCCATTTGAGTGTGATCCTCTTTGTTGCTGGCCTATCATATGCCCCTCGGTGACAGGCTGCTGTCCCTGCCCATGCTCCAAGCCACCAGAGCGAGGCCCTTCTCCATCTTTCCCTTTCCCGAGCTCCTTTCCCCAATGTATTCCTCCAGTAGCTCTACTACCAGCTATAACAttacaagtggggggagggaaaaGCTCATTTTGGAGCAAAATCAAACTGTGCAGCACAGCCACAGGCTTAATCCCATAACCCCCCAAAACCCTTTGTGTTTTCAGCTGGCTCCATTCTTAAATTTTCCAAGTCCCCACTGCCACACAGCATGT
The Vulpes vulpes isolate BD-2025 chromosome X, VulVul3, whole genome shotgun sequence genome window above contains:
- the PRPS1 gene encoding ribose-phosphate pyrophosphokinase 1 translates to MPNIKIFSGSSHQDLSQKIADRLGLELGKVVTKKFSNQETCVEIGESVRGEDVYIVQSGCGEINDNLMELLIMINACKIASASRVTAVIPCFPYARQDKKDKSRAPISAKLVANMLSVAGADHIITMDLHASQIQGFFDIPVDNLYAEPAVLKWIRENISEWRNCTIVSPDAGGAKRVTSIADRLNVDFALIHKERKKANEVDRMVLVGDVKDRVAILVDDMADTCGTICHAADKLLSAGATRVYAILTHGIFSGPAISRINNACFEAVVVTNTIPQEDKMKHCSKIQVIDISMILAEAIRRTHNGESVSYLFSHVPL